The genome window GTAATGCAAGTCTTCAACGAGGCGCCCAGTGGCCTGCAGGTCGCGCCGCACGAGCCGCGCATCCTGGCGGCGGGCTATCAGATAGGGGTGCGGGAGGTGAGCTTTGGCCAGGTTCACGACAAACCCAGCCTGATGCTGGCCCTGATGTCTGGCCTGGCTATCACGGGCACGTTCGGTCACAACTGGGACGCCCTGTACGACGTGCT of Deinococcus betulae contains these proteins:
- a CDS encoding barstar family protein, with the translated sequence MQVFNEAPSGLQVAPHEPRILAAGYQIGVREVSFGQVHDKPSLMLALMSGLAITGTFGHNWDALYDVLTDPERLPDRLALLLCSYTQFRSHHPHLSRDLETALLDAQREAAAQGRQLWLLTEEADADPDAW